One genomic region from Actinocatenispora thailandica encodes:
- a CDS encoding winged helix DNA-binding domain-containing protein: MTTVLTPPALNRALLARQQLLRRAETPVPETLHRLVGLQAQLPSAPYVGLWSRVAGFTADRLAGPMADRTVLRITAMRGTIHTLTAADCLDLRPRLRPVLDRFLRTLRARLDGLDLDQVTAAARELVEQQPRTYHELGRALADRWPGYDPAALGHVARCRLALVQVTPRGLWGRGGRAAHTTAEHWLGAPLGTGTGPEPLVLRYLAAFGPATAADVQTWSGLTGLRAVLDRLRPRLVTFRSTDGAELFDLPDAPRPAADTAAPVRFLPPLDNLLLSHADRSRVIPAPYRHHLQSPNGLLPGVLLLAGMVRGSWTDDTGRDGARLTVTPFKALSARDTTAVTAEGRRLLAFLSPESGSREVRIAPVP; this comes from the coding sequence GTGACCACCGTACTCACTCCGCCGGCCCTCAACCGCGCCCTGCTCGCCCGCCAGCAACTGCTGCGCCGCGCCGAAACGCCGGTGCCCGAGACGTTGCACCGGCTCGTCGGTCTCCAGGCACAGCTGCCGTCCGCGCCCTATGTGGGACTGTGGTCGCGAGTCGCCGGCTTCACCGCCGACCGGCTGGCCGGCCCGATGGCCGACCGCACCGTGCTGCGGATCACCGCCATGCGCGGCACCATCCACACCCTCACCGCCGCCGACTGCCTCGACCTGCGTCCCCGGCTGCGGCCGGTGCTCGACCGGTTCCTGCGCACGCTGCGGGCCCGGCTCGACGGGTTGGACCTGGACCAGGTGACGGCGGCGGCGCGGGAGCTCGTCGAGCAGCAACCCCGCACGTACCACGAACTCGGCCGGGCGCTCGCCGACCGCTGGCCGGGGTACGACCCGGCGGCGCTGGGGCACGTGGCGCGGTGCCGGCTGGCGCTGGTCCAGGTCACGCCGCGCGGGCTGTGGGGCCGCGGCGGGCGTGCCGCGCACACCACCGCCGAGCACTGGCTGGGCGCCCCACTGGGCACCGGCACCGGGCCGGAACCGCTGGTACTGCGCTACCTCGCCGCGTTCGGCCCGGCCACCGCCGCCGACGTACAGACCTGGTCGGGGTTGACCGGGCTGCGCGCGGTGCTGGACCGGCTGCGCCCGCGCCTCGTCACCTTCCGCAGCACCGACGGGGCCGAGCTGTTCGACCTGCCCGACGCGCCGCGGCCGGCGGCGGACACCGCGGCGCCGGTACGGTTCCTGCCGCCGCTGGACAACCTGCTGCTGTCGCACGCCGATCGCAGCCGGGTGATACCCGCCCCGTACCGGCACCACCTGCAGAGCCCCAACGGGCTGCTACCCGGTGTGCTGCTGCTCGCCGGGATGGTGCGCGGCAGCTGGACCGACGACACCGGCCGGGACGGCGCCCGGCTGACGGTGACGCCGTTCAAGGCGCTGTCGGCGCGCGACACCACCGCGGTCACCGCGGAGGGACGCCGGCTGCTCGCCTTCCTGTCCCCCGAGTCCGGCAGCCGGGAGGTCCGGATCGCCCCGGTGCCCTGA
- a CDS encoding branched-chain amino acid ABC transporter substrate-binding protein: MRKTKLAVALVAVSTLALSGCQGVFGGSDKSSSDGPIVLGMAVPMSGSSSAIGPYMKNGAQLAIDEINAKGGVLGRKLKLNVQDSACDPKTASTAANKLVAAGVTMSVGGYCSSATLPTLSVFNKANTPMIIPAANSADLVSQHLPNVFLINGTGVQQAQAAVSWLTKQKATRVALVDDSTSYSTDITKRAKTDIGKTGGAMKAVLHESVNAGESDYSSNVHDIVSAHPDFVYWTGYYQEGGLIIRQLRQAGYHGKIMVADGSVDGKLISVAGQQPAQGVYATMTETPDTMPGAGDWIASYKKKFGAEPGPYSPQSYDAVRVAAKAMKDAKSTDGKKIEAALMKIDGFPLFSGKLKFTADHTLTQGGFVILQVSGTKFTLADDLKN; the protein is encoded by the coding sequence ATGAGGAAGACGAAGCTCGCCGTCGCGCTCGTCGCCGTGTCGACGCTTGCCCTGAGCGGCTGCCAGGGCGTGTTCGGTGGCAGCGACAAGAGCAGCTCGGACGGTCCGATCGTGCTCGGGATGGCCGTCCCGATGTCGGGCAGCAGCTCGGCGATCGGCCCGTACATGAAGAACGGCGCCCAGTTGGCGATCGACGAGATCAACGCCAAGGGCGGCGTCCTCGGCCGCAAGCTGAAGCTGAACGTGCAGGACAGCGCGTGCGACCCGAAGACCGCGAGTACCGCGGCGAACAAGCTGGTCGCGGCGGGCGTGACGATGTCGGTCGGCGGCTACTGCTCGTCCGCGACGCTGCCGACCCTCTCGGTGTTCAACAAGGCGAACACTCCGATGATCATCCCGGCCGCCAACTCGGCCGACCTCGTCTCGCAGCACCTGCCGAACGTCTTCCTGATCAACGGTACCGGCGTGCAGCAGGCGCAGGCCGCGGTCAGCTGGCTGACCAAGCAGAAGGCCACCCGGGTGGCGCTGGTCGACGACAGCACCAGCTACTCCACCGACATCACCAAGCGCGCCAAGACCGACATCGGCAAGACCGGCGGCGCGATGAAGGCGGTCCTGCACGAGTCGGTGAACGCCGGGGAGAGCGACTACAGCTCGAACGTGCACGACATCGTGTCGGCGCACCCCGACTTCGTCTACTGGACCGGCTACTACCAGGAGGGCGGGCTGATCATCCGGCAGCTGCGCCAGGCCGGTTACCACGGGAAGATCATGGTCGCCGACGGCAGCGTGGACGGCAAGCTGATCAGCGTGGCCGGCCAGCAGCCCGCCCAGGGCGTGTACGCCACGATGACCGAGACGCCCGACACGATGCCGGGTGCCGGCGACTGGATCGCCTCGTACAAGAAGAAGTTCGGCGCCGAACCCGGCCCGTACTCGCCCCAGTCGTACGACGCGGTGCGGGTCGCGGCGAAGGCGATGAAGGACGCGAAGAGCACGGACGGCAAGAAGATCGAGGCCGCCCTGATGAAGATCGACGGGTTCCCGTTGTTCTCCGGGAAGCTCAAGTTCACCGCCGACCACACCCTGACGCAGGGCGGTTTCGTGATCCTGCAGGTGTCCGGTACCAAGTTCACCCTCGCCGACGACCTCAAGAACTGA
- a CDS encoding universal stress protein: MTVGSEGRHDTAPWTGAPARIMVGVDGSSAGQAALLAAQAEAAAFDLHVVAVHVRRGLTPVEALGSGFAGLAGACWLDCRDDAELSAWLDSVQLLEATGLSWEFVVREGEPAQQLRAVAAELPVRSIYLAARPRPWWRRGLHHCPARALARRAGCPVRVVSYSGE; the protein is encoded by the coding sequence ATGACGGTGGGCAGCGAGGGGCGGCACGACACGGCGCCCTGGACGGGTGCCCCGGCACGCATCATGGTCGGCGTCGACGGCAGCAGCGCCGGCCAGGCGGCACTGCTGGCGGCGCAGGCCGAGGCCGCCGCGTTCGACCTGCACGTGGTGGCGGTGCACGTGCGCCGCGGGTTGACCCCGGTGGAGGCGCTGGGTTCCGGTTTCGCCGGGCTGGCCGGGGCGTGCTGGCTGGACTGCCGGGACGACGCCGAGCTGTCCGCCTGGCTGGACAGCGTTCAGCTGCTGGAGGCCACCGGGCTGTCCTGGGAGTTCGTGGTACGGGAGGGCGAGCCGGCACAGCAGCTGCGAGCGGTGGCGGCCGAGCTGCCGGTCCGGTCGATCTATCTGGCCGCGCGCCCCCGACCGTGGTGGCGGCGCGGGCTGCACCACTGCCCCGCTCGGGCGCTGGCGCGCCGGGCCGGTTGCCCCGTCCGGGTGGTCAGCTACTCGGGCGAGTGA
- a CDS encoding HU family DNA-binding protein produces MNKAELIEALTARIGDRKQAATALDAVLDEIQRTVSKGGKISLAGFGVFEKRARAARTARNPRTGETVKVRKTSVPAFRPGQAFKDVVTGKKKVAAAKKTTAKKAAASKTAAKKTTAKKATAAKRTTAAKKTTAARKSTAAARKTTAAKKTTAKKAPAKTTARKTTAKAAAKKTTARKAAPARKTAAAKKTTAKRAVAKKGAATRKTAARKTTGAKKTTARSPRKR; encoded by the coding sequence GTGAACAAGGCAGAGCTGATCGAGGCGCTGACCGCGCGCATCGGCGACCGGAAACAGGCCGCCACGGCGCTGGATGCGGTGCTCGACGAGATCCAGCGCACGGTGTCCAAGGGCGGGAAAATTTCGCTGGCCGGTTTCGGTGTCTTCGAGAAGCGGGCCAGGGCGGCGCGCACCGCGCGCAATCCGCGCACCGGCGAGACGGTGAAGGTGCGCAAGACCTCGGTGCCGGCATTCCGCCCGGGGCAGGCCTTCAAGGACGTGGTGACCGGGAAGAAGAAGGTCGCCGCGGCGAAGAAGACGACCGCGAAGAAGGCCGCCGCGAGCAAGACCGCGGCGAAGAAGACCACCGCCAAGAAGGCGACGGCGGCGAAGAGGACCACGGCGGCGAAGAAGACCACGGCCGCGAGGAAGAGCACCGCGGCGGCGAGGAAGACCACCGCGGCGAAGAAGACCACCGCCAAGAAGGCGCCGGCGAAGACGACCGCGAGGAAGACCACCGCCAAGGCGGCGGCGAAGAAGACGACGGCCCGCAAGGCGGCGCCGGCGCGGAAGACCGCGGCGGCGAAGAAGACGACGGCCAAGCGCGCGGTGGCCAAGAAGGGTGCCGCCACTCGTAAGACCGCGGCCCGCAAGACGACCGGGGCGAAGAAGACGACGGCCCGGTCGCCGCGCAAGCGCTGA
- a CDS encoding hydrogenase maturation protein, translated as MRLLLLVSAFNGLTQRIWDELKDRGHDVAVEFALDERTICDGVYQAQPDLILCPYLKERVPTEVWTKWRTVIIHPGPIGDRGPSSLDWAITEGAPAWGVTALQAVEEMDAGPIWAHREFPLPAEPMRKSSLYTGPVADAAVACALEVVEHAADPDFQPVPLEAAPRPIPDARLRPLMKQAERAFDWADPATDIVRRIRAADGFPGVRTELAGESVSAFDAHLGEGAGEPGEIIGQQDGYLLVAAGSGAVWLGHLRRRGGVKLPAATVLADALDRVPQRTDGPAEISYRRRGNVGELTFRFYNGAAGVDQCRRLRRELHRAARQDTTVLVLRGGDDVFCNGIHLNEISAAADPAAQAWENIKAINQVCRELIEAAEEQVTIAAFTGNAGAGGVMLGLGADVVAARAGVVLNPYYDMGLYGSELHSYALPRRIGVERADQLLNDCLPIGSGTAARLGLVDLTGPGNPAEFDAWLSDLAQQYAEPGTWRDIRAARKPAPRPLDYHETLELAEMAQDIFDDRSGFHAARESFVRKVAPPATPPRLATHRR; from the coding sequence GTGCGCCTGCTACTGCTCGTGTCGGCCTTCAATGGCCTGACCCAACGAATCTGGGACGAACTCAAGGACCGTGGGCACGACGTGGCCGTCGAGTTCGCGCTCGACGAGCGCACGATCTGTGACGGCGTCTACCAGGCTCAGCCGGACCTGATCCTCTGCCCGTACCTGAAGGAGCGGGTGCCGACCGAGGTGTGGACCAAGTGGCGGACGGTGATCATCCACCCGGGTCCGATCGGCGACCGCGGGCCCTCCTCGCTGGACTGGGCGATCACCGAGGGGGCGCCCGCGTGGGGCGTCACCGCGCTGCAGGCGGTCGAGGAGATGGACGCCGGCCCGATCTGGGCGCACCGTGAGTTCCCGCTGCCGGCCGAACCGATGCGCAAGTCCTCCCTGTACACCGGGCCGGTCGCCGATGCCGCGGTCGCCTGCGCGCTGGAGGTCGTGGAGCACGCCGCCGACCCGGACTTCCAGCCGGTACCGCTGGAGGCAGCGCCCCGGCCGATCCCGGACGCGCGGCTGCGGCCGCTGATGAAGCAGGCCGAGCGCGCCTTCGACTGGGCCGACCCGGCCACCGACATCGTCCGCCGGATCCGTGCCGCGGACGGCTTTCCCGGAGTTCGTACCGAGCTGGCCGGCGAGTCGGTCAGTGCCTTCGACGCGCACCTCGGCGAGGGCGCCGGCGAACCCGGCGAGATCATCGGCCAGCAGGACGGCTACCTGCTCGTCGCCGCCGGGTCCGGCGCGGTGTGGCTGGGCCACCTGCGGCGGCGCGGCGGAGTGAAGCTGCCCGCGGCCACCGTGCTGGCCGACGCGCTCGACCGGGTGCCGCAGCGCACCGACGGTCCGGCCGAGATCAGCTATCGGCGGCGGGGCAACGTCGGCGAGCTGACGTTCCGCTTCTACAACGGGGCGGCCGGCGTCGACCAGTGCCGCCGGCTGCGCCGGGAGCTGCACCGGGCCGCCCGGCAGGACACCACGGTGCTGGTGCTGCGCGGCGGCGACGACGTGTTCTGCAACGGCATCCACCTCAACGAGATCTCCGCCGCGGCGGACCCGGCCGCGCAGGCATGGGAGAACATCAAGGCCATCAACCAGGTCTGCCGGGAACTGATCGAGGCGGCCGAGGAGCAGGTCACCATCGCCGCGTTCACCGGCAACGCCGGTGCGGGCGGGGTGATGCTGGGGCTGGGCGCGGACGTGGTGGCGGCGCGCGCCGGTGTGGTGCTCAACCCGTACTACGACATGGGGTTGTACGGCTCCGAACTGCACAGCTACGCGCTGCCCCGGCGGATCGGGGTGGAGCGTGCCGACCAGCTGCTCAACGACTGCCTGCCGATCGGCTCCGGTACCGCCGCGCGGCTCGGGCTGGTCGACCTGACCGGCCCCGGCAACCCGGCCGAGTTCGACGCCTGGCTCTCCGACCTCGCCCAGCAGTACGCCGAGCCCGGCACCTGGCGCGACATCCGCGCCGCCCGTAAGCCGGCACCGCGACCGCTGGACTACCACGAGACGCTCGAACTCGCGGAGATGGCGCAGGACATCTTCGACGATCGGTCGGGCTTCCACGCCGCCCGGGAGTCGTTCGTGCGCAAGGTCGCCCCGCCGGCCACCCCGCCACGGCTCGCCACCCACCGCCGCTGA
- a CDS encoding MarR family winged helix-turn-helix transcriptional regulator, translating into MPTKRGSAAPAEPGVDEFAAALIALIQAARRTRGRVQSQLSDLSAAQLVALDAIAQTGVKGVGAVAAAIGVAQPTATRTVRTLVSRGLVVRAVDPCDARGSVLRLTERGERTLEHAGGLFRDLLGQAWSDMSGAERDSCIPLLRRLTDLLDRLSATP; encoded by the coding sequence GTGCCTACGAAACGGGGTAGTGCGGCGCCGGCCGAGCCGGGGGTGGACGAGTTCGCGGCGGCGCTGATCGCGCTGATCCAGGCCGCCCGGCGCACCCGCGGCCGGGTGCAGAGCCAGCTGTCCGACCTGTCCGCCGCGCAGCTGGTCGCGCTGGACGCGATCGCGCAGACCGGGGTCAAGGGCGTCGGCGCGGTCGCGGCGGCGATCGGGGTGGCCCAGCCGACCGCCACCCGCACGGTACGCACGCTGGTCAGCCGCGGGCTGGTGGTCCGCGCGGTGGACCCGTGCGACGCGCGTGGTTCGGTGCTGCGTCTCACCGAGCGTGGCGAACGGACGCTGGAGCACGCCGGCGGCCTGTTTCGCGACCTGCTCGGGCAGGCCTGGAGCGACATGTCCGGTGCCGAGCGGGACAGCTGCATCCCGTTGCTGCGTCGGCTGACCGACCTGCTGGACCGGCTCAGCGCGACCCCCTGA
- a CDS encoding DapH/DapD/GlmU-related protein: MSLSSADSRVEVAESAVIVGELWLGVGVRLAAGSVVRSHEGAVRLGHHARIGAHATVWGDRRHPTAVGQGSVLGAGVTVLGARIGDLCRIGAGCVLLPGAWLGDGCVLADGTLVPAGTVVPAGTVVSGRSAHAVRSATGADGARPDTPLTDHPLHRRVGRPVRVPVAVPPIDGHDAVRSDADATQVVGDVELGTGCLLGIAARLVAGDGGQIRLGAGVQALEHAVLRADGDEDLVVQDAAVIGPGVRIDGARIGARSVLEPGVVVEPGAHLGPGTLVRAGTRVPAGAAFGPLAIVDGRPGRRIGTLHSGPSRPPWLLPASP; this comes from the coding sequence ATGAGTCTCAGCTCGGCGGATTCCCGTGTCGAGGTGGCCGAGTCGGCCGTGATCGTGGGCGAGCTGTGGCTCGGCGTCGGGGTCCGGCTCGCGGCCGGCAGCGTGGTGCGCTCCCACGAGGGGGCGGTACGGCTGGGCCATCACGCCCGGATCGGTGCGCACGCGACGGTCTGGGGGGACCGCCGGCATCCGACCGCGGTCGGCCAGGGCAGCGTCCTGGGCGCCGGCGTCACCGTGCTCGGCGCCCGGATCGGCGACCTGTGCCGGATCGGTGCGGGCTGCGTGCTGCTGCCCGGCGCCTGGCTGGGCGACGGCTGCGTGCTCGCGGACGGCACGCTGGTGCCGGCCGGCACCGTGGTCCCCGCCGGTACCGTGGTGTCCGGCCGGTCGGCGCACGCGGTGCGCTCGGCCACCGGCGCCGACGGCGCCCGCCCGGACACCCCGCTCACCGACCACCCACTGCACCGGCGGGTCGGCCGACCGGTCCGGGTGCCCGTTGCGGTACCGCCGATCGACGGGCACGACGCGGTCCGGTCCGATGCGGACGCCACCCAGGTCGTCGGTGACGTCGAGCTCGGTACCGGCTGCCTGCTCGGCATCGCGGCCCGGCTCGTCGCCGGCGACGGCGGGCAGATCCGGCTCGGCGCCGGGGTGCAGGCGTTGGAGCATGCCGTGTTGCGCGCCGACGGCGACGAGGATCTGGTCGTCCAGGACGCCGCGGTGATCGGCCCCGGTGTCCGGATCGACGGTGCCCGGATCGGCGCGCGCAGCGTGCTGGAACCCGGCGTGGTGGTGGAGCCGGGGGCGCATCTCGGCCCCGGCACCCTGGTGCGGGCCGGCACCCGGGTACCGGCGGGCGCCGCCTTCGGCCCGCTGGCCATCGTGGACGGTCGGCCCGGTCGGCGGATCGGCACGCTGCACTCCGGGCCGTCCCGCCCGCCCTGGCTGTTGCCCGCCTCGCCCTGA
- a CDS encoding oxidoreductase — translation MTNDFLLGGDTPVRRVGLGAMRLVARGHQGPAVPTEDALATLRSAVELGIDHLDTADFYRYRTATANQLIRTALRPYPAGLVLATKVGPVATPAGPPRQGTAADLVPSVTANLRSLGVDRLDLVYLRIGGIDGPPDESIEERFTILARLREEGLIRHLGLSNVSAGHLAEARRIAPVAAVQNRYGWGDTGDDALLAECAAAGIGYVPFFPLGGGRRPLADPALRKVARRHGVAVATVALAWLLDRSATVLAIPGTASPAHLAENVAAAGLALSDADRAELGTPATAAR, via the coding sequence ATGACCAACGACTTCCTGCTCGGCGGCGACACACCGGTCCGGCGCGTCGGGCTCGGCGCGATGCGCCTGGTCGCCCGCGGCCACCAGGGACCCGCGGTGCCGACCGAAGACGCGCTCGCCACCCTGCGCAGCGCGGTGGAACTCGGCATCGATCACCTCGACACGGCCGACTTCTACCGCTACCGGACAGCCACCGCGAACCAGCTGATCCGGACCGCGCTGCGACCGTACCCGGCGGGCCTGGTGCTCGCGACGAAGGTGGGGCCGGTGGCCACCCCCGCCGGACCGCCACGGCAGGGCACCGCCGCCGACCTGGTCCCCTCGGTCACCGCCAACCTGCGCAGCCTCGGGGTGGACCGGCTGGATCTGGTGTACCTGCGCATCGGCGGCATCGACGGTCCACCGGACGAGTCGATCGAGGAACGGTTCACGATCCTCGCGCGGCTGCGCGAGGAGGGCCTGATCCGGCACCTGGGGCTCAGCAACGTCTCCGCTGGCCACCTGGCCGAGGCGCGCCGGATCGCGCCCGTGGCGGCGGTACAGAACCGGTACGGCTGGGGCGACACCGGCGACGATGCGCTGCTCGCGGAGTGCGCGGCGGCCGGGATCGGCTACGTGCCGTTCTTCCCGCTCGGCGGTGGTCGGCGACCGCTCGCCGACCCCGCGTTGCGGAAGGTGGCGCGCCGGCACGGGGTCGCGGTGGCCACGGTGGCGTTGGCCTGGCTGCTGGACCGGTCCGCCACCGTGCTGGCGATCCCCGGTACCGCCTCGCCCGCCCACCTGGCGGAGAACGTGGCCGCGGCCGGGCTGGCCCTCTCCGACGCCGACCGTGCCGAACTCGGCACGCCGGCCACGGCGGCGCGCTGA
- a CDS encoding LCP family protein yields the protein MGRHHPSDTPGPPTKRRHAPWWARLSLVFGVILVVFSGGSFAAGSIVLNRVNHALPSSNLIGDGARKHKAGSDVKGPLDILLAGSDLRDSWKKDGQKPRTDSIMWLHIPASMDYAYLLSLPRDLRVQIPADKHTGFLGGQDRLNASFPDGMKDVNDTAGGMSLLSRTVSNLTGVEWDMAGLVNWDGFKEITKSLGGVTMCLDQGFTSHQPGFTNGPPLTFPKGCHHYDADKALKLVRQRDDLPGGDYGRQKLQQQFIKQILKQATSKGVVSNPTKVNDLIGAAGKSITLDLGGYQLVDVALALRGITADKIVTLQIPHYAIGQGNGYQGEGLQKPLGPKLFQAMRDDTISDLLAAHPELASKVPGGS from the coding sequence GTGGGCCGACATCACCCGTCCGACACGCCGGGTCCGCCGACCAAGCGCCGGCACGCCCCGTGGTGGGCGCGGTTGTCGCTGGTGTTCGGCGTGATCCTGGTCGTGTTCAGCGGCGGCAGCTTCGCTGCCGGGTCGATCGTGCTCAACCGGGTCAACCACGCACTGCCGAGCAGCAACCTGATCGGCGACGGCGCCCGCAAGCACAAGGCGGGCTCCGACGTGAAGGGACCGCTGGACATCCTGCTCGCCGGCTCCGATCTGCGCGACTCATGGAAGAAGGACGGGCAGAAGCCGCGGACCGACTCGATCATGTGGCTGCACATCCCGGCCTCGATGGACTACGCGTACCTGCTGTCCCTCCCACGCGACCTGCGGGTCCAGATCCCGGCCGACAAGCACACCGGCTTCCTGGGCGGGCAGGACCGGCTGAACGCCTCGTTCCCGGACGGGATGAAGGACGTCAACGACACGGCGGGCGGCATGAGCCTGCTCAGCCGTACCGTGTCGAACCTGACCGGCGTCGAGTGGGACATGGCCGGCCTGGTCAACTGGGACGGGTTCAAGGAGATCACCAAGTCGCTCGGCGGCGTGACGATGTGCCTGGACCAGGGGTTCACCAGTCACCAGCCGGGCTTCACCAACGGGCCGCCACTGACCTTCCCGAAGGGCTGCCACCACTACGACGCGGACAAGGCGCTCAAGCTGGTGCGGCAGCGCGACGACCTGCCCGGCGGCGACTACGGCCGGCAGAAGCTGCAGCAGCAGTTCATCAAGCAGATCCTCAAGCAGGCCACCAGCAAGGGCGTGGTGAGCAACCCGACGAAGGTCAACGATCTGATCGGCGCGGCCGGCAAGTCCATCACCCTCGACCTCGGCGGGTACCAGCTGGTCGACGTGGCGCTGGCGCTGCGCGGCATCACCGCCGACAAGATCGTGACGTTGCAGATCCCGCACTACGCGATCGGCCAGGGCAACGGATACCAGGGTGAGGGGCTGCAGAAACCGCTCGGCCCGAAGCTGTTCCAGGCGATGCGCGACGACACCATCTCCGACCTGCTCGCGGCGCACCCCGAGCTGGCCTCCAAGGTGCCGGGCGGGTCCTGA
- a CDS encoding helix-turn-helix transcriptional regulator, translating to MNEVLTVRGEHELVARAGHLFDSASAEFLCAATDLHTWSRTRLRSGVGRRVGAARERGLLARKLFTAVALADPADADELARLDAAGVEVRICRAELPHETIILDRRIAILAEPPVDGVRTFRVLPDPGLVAGVRALFAAAWDHAVPLGEWRRDPVPVLAEPARAVLRELAAGRTDEAAARSLGLSVRTYRRRVAELMRLLGAESRFQAGVLARTLVR from the coding sequence GTGAACGAGGTCCTGACGGTCCGCGGTGAGCACGAGCTGGTCGCCCGCGCCGGCCACCTGTTCGATAGCGCCTCGGCGGAGTTCCTCTGCGCGGCAACCGATCTGCACACCTGGTCGAGAACCCGGCTGCGTTCGGGCGTGGGGCGGCGGGTGGGCGCCGCTCGCGAGCGCGGGCTGCTGGCGCGCAAGCTGTTCACCGCGGTCGCGCTGGCCGATCCGGCCGACGCCGACGAGCTGGCCCGGCTGGACGCGGCCGGCGTCGAGGTGCGAATCTGCCGGGCCGAGTTGCCGCACGAGACGATCATTCTGGACCGGCGGATCGCGATCCTCGCCGAACCGCCGGTCGATGGCGTGCGCACCTTCCGGGTGCTGCCCGACCCGGGGCTGGTCGCCGGCGTTCGGGCGCTGTTCGCCGCGGCCTGGGACCACGCGGTGCCACTCGGCGAATGGCGGCGAGATCCGGTGCCGGTGCTCGCGGAACCGGCTCGTGCGGTGCTGCGCGAGCTGGCCGCCGGCCGTACCGACGAGGCGGCGGCACGGTCGCTGGGCCTGAGCGTGCGCACCTACCGACGCCGGGTGGCGGAGCTGATGCGCCTGCTGGGTGCGGAATCCCGGTTCCAGGCCGGGGTGCTGGCGCGCACGCTGGTTCGCTGA
- a CDS encoding MHYT domain-containing protein, whose translation MHHFSYGLLTPILAYSASYVGCLLGLMCASRARVLTGAGRRGWLLIAAVSLGGTGIWVMHFIAMLGFTVDNVTIRYNMPLTVVSALVAIVAVGAGFWIVGNDARKLHRIALAGLLTGAGVAGMHYLGMAAMVLPAKMSYEPILFTLSVLIAVVAAAVALWFTLVIRGRAATLAAAAVMGVAVCGMHYTGMAAMRLTPDPTGGIGGTSFTGLLPPMLLVVSVVTVVLLIFVAFSASPAELVEDAEFAARMQRTAREREEREEAQRQRLQAPRPHSESISAPAGTLRSAPVRPTPSSRPLPSPTPHQQPTSRRLSRRLGARGDE comes from the coding sequence ATGCACCACTTCAGCTACGGGCTGTTAACGCCGATCCTCGCGTACTCGGCATCCTATGTCGGCTGCCTGCTCGGCCTGATGTGCGCCTCCCGGGCCCGGGTACTGACCGGGGCCGGCCGCCGCGGCTGGTTGCTGATCGCCGCCGTGTCGCTGGGCGGTACCGGCATCTGGGTCATGCACTTCATCGCGATGCTCGGCTTCACCGTCGACAACGTGACCATCCGCTACAACATGCCGCTGACCGTGGTCAGCGCGCTGGTGGCGATCGTCGCGGTCGGAGCCGGTTTCTGGATCGTCGGCAACGACGCCCGCAAGCTGCACCGCATCGCGCTCGCCGGCCTGCTCACCGGCGCGGGCGTGGCCGGCATGCACTACCTCGGGATGGCCGCGATGGTGCTGCCGGCCAAGATGAGCTACGAGCCGATCCTGTTCACGCTGTCGGTCCTGATCGCGGTCGTCGCGGCGGCGGTGGCGCTGTGGTTCACGCTGGTCATCCGCGGCCGGGCGGCGACGCTCGCGGCCGCCGCGGTGATGGGCGTCGCGGTGTGCGGCATGCACTACACCGGGATGGCCGCGATGCGGCTGACGCCGGACCCGACCGGCGGCATCGGCGGTACCTCGTTCACCGGGCTGCTCCCACCGATGCTGCTGGTGGTCAGCGTGGTGACCGTGGTGCTGCTGATCTTCGTGGCGTTCTCCGCCTCGCCGGCGGAGCTGGTCGAGGACGCCGAGTTCGCCGCCCGGATGCAACGCACCGCGCGCGAGCGGGAGGAGCGCGAGGAGGCGCAGCGTCAGCGCCTGCAGGCGCCACGGCCGCACTCGGAGTCGATCTCGGCCCCGGCCGGCACGCTGCGCTCCGCTCCGGTACGGCCGACGCCGTCGTCGCGCCCGTTGCCGTCGCCGACCCCGCACCAGCAGCCCACGTCCCGGCGGCTCAGCCGTCGGCTCGGCGCCCGCGGCGACGAGTAG